A single window of Syntrophotalea acetylenica DNA harbors:
- a CDS encoding PocR ligand-binding domain-containing protein, which yields MKKTLNLLDLVDKETLDEILDAFNEVCGIGSVIADVEGRPLSGEQNFTRFCAKYCRGTEDGRKKCYASDAFGGEMSLKQQEPYVYNCLNSGLVDCATPIIVEGYHLANLNGGQVLEEPIPKEVAIARAKAIGIEDIDGYLEELDRIPFVTKPKLQKIVKFMAVITRTLSDMAMQKYLLAKQSKEYLNKLVDSVSDCIFAIDVNFRITMVNKICHDAFGFEDGRLYGKNFCDLLDPPEKILECKSKLDQGEEDNFRVEMEGVSGDGSKFPAQVSISRINDEGGEVAGYVAILRNITEEKRHEKMKQDLVAMLSHDMRNPISAINKTLELLSTERIGTINHKQEHVIRLASNTNDQLCSMVNSFLDIFREENTNFQLNRTEFDLNAVINDCIEEQSLLLADKQLKVRHATDRECLPASLDLIRMKRTITNLLSNAINYSVTGGLISVRSRKVLGRNRDLCRILKPSVVDRVSANHKYLWIMVKDQGYGVPEEFQDAIFEKFFTVESKEGLGRRGIGLGLAFCKLVTESHGGVIFSRTPTSKPLTQKTPGCEFHLVLPASA from the coding sequence GTCGAAGGGCGGCCCTTGTCGGGGGAACAGAATTTTACAAGGTTCTGTGCTAAATATTGCCGCGGTACGGAAGATGGCCGCAAAAAGTGCTATGCCAGCGACGCTTTCGGTGGCGAGATGTCCCTTAAGCAACAGGAGCCGTACGTTTATAATTGCCTTAATTCGGGGCTGGTCGATTGTGCAACGCCGATTATTGTAGAAGGCTACCACCTCGCCAACCTGAACGGCGGCCAGGTACTGGAAGAGCCGATACCGAAGGAGGTCGCCATCGCGCGAGCCAAGGCCATCGGCATCGAGGACATCGACGGCTATCTGGAGGAATTGGACAGGATCCCTTTTGTTACCAAACCCAAGTTGCAGAAAATCGTAAAATTCATGGCCGTTATCACGCGTACCCTGAGCGATATGGCCATGCAGAAATATCTGCTGGCCAAACAGTCCAAGGAATACCTCAATAAACTGGTCGACAGCGTCTCCGACTGTATTTTTGCCATCGATGTCAATTTCCGCATCACCATGGTCAACAAGATTTGTCACGATGCCTTCGGTTTTGAAGACGGGCGGCTTTACGGCAAAAACTTCTGTGATCTTCTGGACCCGCCGGAAAAGATTCTGGAATGCAAAAGCAAACTGGATCAGGGTGAAGAAGATAATTTCCGTGTGGAGATGGAAGGCGTCAGTGGTGACGGCAGCAAGTTTCCCGCTCAGGTCTCGATCTCCCGGATCAATGATGAAGGTGGTGAGGTTGCCGGCTACGTGGCCATTCTGCGCAATATTACCGAAGAGAAACGGCATGAAAAAATGAAGCAGGATTTGGTGGCCATGCTCAGCCATGACATGCGCAACCCCATCTCTGCCATCAACAAAACCCTTGAACTGCTTTCCACGGAACGCATCGGCACGATTAACCATAAACAGGAACATGTGATTCGTCTGGCCTCCAATACCAACGACCAGCTGTGCAGTATGGTGAACTCTTTTCTGGATATCTTTCGGGAAGAAAACACCAATTTTCAACTCAACAGGACCGAGTTCGATCTGAATGCCGTCATCAACGACTGTATCGAAGAACAATCCCTGTTGCTGGCCGATAAGCAGCTCAAGGTGCGCCACGCGACCGACCGGGAATGCCTGCCTGCATCCCTCGACCTGATTCGCATGAAGCGGACCATTACCAATCTCCTTTCCAATGCCATCAATTACAGTGTCACCGGCGGTCTGATCAGCGTCAGGAGCAGGAAGGTGTTAGGCAGGAATCGGGATCTTTGCAGGATCCTGAAGCCCAGCGTGGTGGATCGCGTTTCGGCCAATCACAAATATCTCTGGATAATGGTGAAGGACCAGGGATATGGTGTGCCTGAAGAATTTCAGGATGCGATTTTTGAAAAGTTTTTTACCGTGGAAAGCAAGGAAGGGTTGGGGCGGCGTGGAATCGGCCTGGGGCTGGCCTTTTGCAAACTGGTTACCGAATCTCATGGTGGCGTAATTTTTTCCCGGACTCCTACAAGCAAACCCTTGACCCAGAAAACGCCCGGTTGCGAATTTCATCTGGTGTTGCCGGCATCGGCTTAG
- a CDS encoding ParA family protein — MANTISIVSSKGGTGKTTVALNLAVALAESGERTLLLDLDPLGAIGFSLARNDTDWRGLAEHIVDEAPLNEVMLQTRLPQLSILPRGRLDPLDIDIYENVLRCSDALQNIIAEVDAEFRYIIVDTPSGLGSVTRAALASSTHALLPLQAEPLALRAISQTLHVLQHIRENENRRLHLIGILAVMVQLQKDVSFNIMSTAWSSLHGVLETYIPRTDIFHLASEKGLPVAFLQGRCPPEAKRFEMLATEIKTIIQNLGGDMGADDERPQRELI; from the coding sequence ATGGCAAATACGATTTCCATCGTCAGCTCCAAAGGCGGCACAGGCAAGACCACGGTCGCCTTGAACCTGGCCGTTGCCCTGGCGGAATCGGGGGAGCGCACCCTGCTGTTGGACCTTGATCCCCTGGGCGCCATCGGCTTTTCCCTGGCACGCAACGATACCGACTGGCGCGGGCTGGCGGAACATATCGTGGATGAAGCGCCACTGAACGAGGTCATGCTTCAAACCCGGCTGCCGCAGCTGTCGATTCTGCCAAGAGGCCGGCTGGATCCCCTGGACATCGATATTTACGAAAATGTCCTGCGCTGCTCCGATGCCTTGCAGAACATTATCGCCGAAGTGGATGCGGAATTCCGCTACATCATCGTCGACACACCGTCCGGCCTTGGGTCCGTCACGCGCGCCGCATTGGCATCAAGCACACATGCGCTGCTCCCGTTGCAGGCGGAGCCTCTGGCATTGCGTGCCATCTCCCAGACGTTGCATGTCCTTCAGCACATCAGGGAAAACGAAAACCGGAGACTGCACCTGATCGGCATCCTGGCAGTCATGGTTCAGCTGCAGAAGGACGTTTCCTTCAACATCATGAGCACGGCATGGTCATCCCTGCACGGGGTTCTGGAAACCTACATACCGCGAACCGATATTTTTCATCTTGCCAGCGAAAAAGGCCTGCCCGTGGCATTCCTGCAGGGGCGCTGCCCTCCGGAAGCCAAAAGATTCGAGATGCTGGCCACGGAAATCAAAACCATCATCCAGAACCTGGGTGGCGATATGGGAGCCGACGATGAAAGACCGCAACGTGAACTCATATAA
- a CDS encoding 4-vinyl reductase, which produces MPLKLDFTLAPDTYRHSLNGHPVVMHSHHYLTLVTKLAEDLDDVGGPQILADAVEDAMRVMFDDYFQKNGISDIQEKQEICTGYFSAFGLGKITISGTAQSGEACLLRSHIDEGWLMKWGEYHKPINHFTRGYVAAVFGALFERPARGYKVTELQGMVTGEQQSVFTVEAA; this is translated from the coding sequence ATGCCGCTCAAGCTCGATTTCACCCTTGCTCCAGATACCTACCGCCACTCTCTCAACGGCCACCCGGTTGTCATGCACAGCCACCATTACCTTACCCTGGTCACCAAGCTGGCCGAGGATCTGGACGATGTCGGTGGCCCGCAGATCCTGGCCGATGCGGTGGAGGATGCCATGCGCGTCATGTTCGATGACTATTTCCAGAAAAACGGCATCTCCGACATCCAGGAAAAGCAGGAGATATGCACCGGTTACTTTTCCGCTTTCGGCCTGGGCAAAATAACCATCAGCGGCACCGCGCAATCCGGAGAAGCATGTCTGCTCCGATCCCACATAGACGAAGGATGGCTCATGAAGTGGGGCGAATACCATAAGCCGATAAATCATTTCACCCGTGGGTATGTCGCAGCCGTGTTTGGTGCCCTTTTCGAACGTCCCGCCCGCGGTTACAAGGTCACCGAACTCCAGGGCATGGTTACCGGCGAACAGCAAAGCGTCTTCACCGTTGAGGCGGCCTGA
- a CDS encoding DUF4388 domain-containing protein produces the protein MTASDSLTLAGGSDDKSLHGDLSVTTISDLLQFLAASSRSGAIRVMRDPENDEGMIYFAKGEILSARAGEKTGLDGIAALLDWKRGTFYYLPGIAPLETTIGLPVQHAILEAIVRLDNRGGDSVHNYASASEEGSTSMEQTTRESTDVMNDLLTIPGIDAVVVVGRDGFVIESAGSSARINIDELGASLAHAINGIEEMGSELNISCYQDMFIEYGRAVIMCRPVGDAVAAIVTPDASSLGIIRHKTKKLFQELGLSF, from the coding sequence ATGACAGCTTCCGATAGCTTGACTCTTGCCGGAGGTTCCGATGACAAGAGCCTGCACGGCGACCTTTCGGTAACCACGATATCCGACCTGTTGCAGTTTCTGGCGGCAAGCTCCAGAAGCGGTGCGATTCGCGTCATGCGCGATCCGGAAAATGACGAGGGGATGATCTATTTCGCCAAAGGGGAAATCCTTTCGGCGCGGGCCGGAGAAAAAACCGGGCTCGACGGCATCGCCGCCCTGCTCGACTGGAAACGGGGAACCTTTTATTACCTGCCTGGAATCGCCCCCCTGGAAACGACCATCGGCCTGCCCGTTCAGCACGCTATCCTCGAAGCCATTGTGCGTCTGGATAACCGTGGCGGCGATTCCGTGCACAACTACGCATCCGCGTCTGAAGAAGGGAGTACATCCATGGAACAAACAACGAGAGAATCGACGGATGTCATGAACGATCTGCTGACGATTCCCGGCATCGATGCCGTGGTTGTCGTGGGCCGCGACGGTTTTGTCATCGAATCGGCGGGCAGCAGCGCGCGCATCAATATCGACGAGCTTGGCGCTTCCCTCGCACATGCCATCAATGGCATCGAGGAAATGGGGAGCGAACTCAACATCAGTTGCTATCAGGACATGTTCATCGAATATGGCCGTGCTGTCATCATGTGCAGACCGGTCGGCGATGCCGTCGCCGCGATAGTCACTCCGGATGCTTCCAGTCTGGGCATCATCCGCCACAAAACCAAAAAGCTGTTCCAGGAACTCGGATTGTCATTCTAG
- a CDS encoding FIST signal transduction protein: MAGKIQKMIHSILEQNASNNPMLARVIKTKMILKGINPARFSADSPDDPAIIAKLESMMRSFAPAGPPQTGAIRPASANGKIRTGFSTHPDTADCVRDLRKQLAPASPRLVIFFAAMKHAPETVSLYMQEAFPGAQVFGCSTAGEITSGQMLSDAIVAMAFSTDMLQDFKIEVVRNLGDPNAIQQAVACFDAHFGQPLSAMDPARHVGILLIDGLTGMEETLMETLGDLTNVPFIGGSAGDDLQFSGTYVYANGHAYKNAALLALLKPSVDFSFVKTQSFRLLGKTLRVSKANESRREVLQFNDRPAIEAYAEAVGVSSDRISQCFMRHPVGLIVQGEPFVRSPQRIQGDSMYFYCSIKEDMELSLLESADMLGDTARAIAEARQKLGRISGILDFDCILRTLDLRQQNLTDAYGKLFEGIPTAGFSTYGEQYIGHINQTATMLVFG, encoded by the coding sequence ATGGCAGGAAAAATTCAAAAAATGATCCATTCCATTCTTGAGCAAAACGCAAGCAACAATCCCATGCTCGCACGCGTGATCAAAACCAAAATGATCCTCAAAGGCATCAATCCGGCCAGGTTCTCCGCCGATTCACCGGACGATCCCGCGATCATCGCCAAACTCGAAAGCATGATGAGATCCTTCGCTCCGGCCGGCCCCCCGCAAACCGGTGCGATCCGGCCGGCATCCGCCAACGGGAAGATACGTACCGGGTTTTCCACCCACCCGGACACCGCCGATTGCGTGCGGGACCTACGAAAACAGCTCGCGCCGGCATCCCCCCGCCTGGTGATTTTCTTCGCCGCAATGAAACATGCGCCGGAAACCGTGTCGCTTTATATGCAGGAGGCGTTTCCCGGCGCGCAGGTCTTCGGTTGTTCCACCGCCGGCGAAATCACCAGCGGCCAAATGCTTTCGGACGCGATCGTGGCGATGGCCTTCTCCACCGACATGCTTCAGGATTTCAAAATCGAGGTTGTCAGGAATCTCGGCGACCCAAATGCCATTCAACAGGCCGTGGCCTGCTTCGATGCCCACTTCGGGCAACCGCTTTCAGCGATGGACCCGGCGCGCCATGTCGGCATTCTGCTGATCGACGGTCTGACAGGCATGGAAGAAACCCTGATGGAAACTCTCGGCGATTTGACCAATGTCCCCTTTATCGGCGGATCGGCGGGCGACGATCTGCAATTTTCCGGAACCTACGTCTACGCCAACGGTCATGCCTACAAAAATGCCGCGCTGCTGGCCCTGCTCAAACCAAGCGTTGATTTTTCCTTTGTCAAAACCCAGAGTTTCCGTCTTCTGGGAAAAACCCTCAGGGTCTCCAAAGCCAACGAATCGCGCCGAGAAGTCCTGCAGTTCAACGACCGGCCGGCAATCGAGGCTTACGCCGAAGCAGTCGGGGTATCCAGCGACAGGATCAGTCAATGCTTCATGCGCCATCCGGTCGGTCTCATCGTTCAAGGCGAGCCGTTCGTACGCAGCCCGCAACGCATCCAGGGCGACTCCATGTACTTTTATTGCAGCATCAAGGAAGACATGGAACTGTCCCTGCTGGAATCCGCCGACATGCTCGGGGACACCGCGCGGGCCATTGCCGAAGCCCGCCAAAAACTTGGCCGCATTTCCGGGATCCTCGACTTCGACTGCATCCTCCGCACCCTCGATCTGCGCCAGCAGAACCTGACCGACGCCTACGGCAAACTGTTTGAAGGCATCCCGACTGCCGGTTTCAGCACCTATGGCGAGCAATACATCGGACATATCAATCAGACAGCGACCATGCTGGTATTCGGATAA
- a CDS encoding ACP phosphodiesterase yields the protein MNHLLHLYLVDPLPDARLGALIGDYIKGRLDRNLPAGVLQGIIHHRRLDSFAQTSAAFRRSKQRLNPDLGLCRGILVDIAYDHFLAQNWRIYHPQPLEQFAASIYRLVKDNPNLLPNALRRQLPRMLAANWLVSLRHLDHIEIILQRLSRRLSRANLLADGTKQLMRHRQGLEADFSAFMMETQLFFHPVPISHPGILH from the coding sequence GTGAACCATCTTTTGCACCTTTACCTGGTTGATCCGCTTCCCGACGCGCGCCTGGGGGCCCTGATCGGTGACTACATCAAGGGACGCCTCGACCGGAATCTGCCGGCGGGCGTCCTTCAGGGCATCATCCACCATCGCAGACTCGACAGTTTTGCTCAGACTTCTGCCGCCTTTCGGCGCAGCAAGCAGCGATTGAACCCGGACCTCGGGCTTTGCCGCGGCATTCTGGTCGACATTGCCTACGATCATTTCCTGGCACAAAACTGGCGAATCTATCACCCCCAGCCCCTTGAACAGTTTGCCGCATCCATTTACCGCCTGGTAAAGGACAACCCCAACCTCCTGCCGAACGCCCTGCGCAGGCAGCTGCCACGCATGCTGGCCGCAAACTGGCTGGTGTCGTTACGCCATCTCGACCACATTGAAATCATCCTGCAACGCCTCTCCCGTCGCCTGAGCCGCGCCAATCTGCTGGCCGATGGCACCAAGCAGCTGATGCGCCATCGACAGGGGCTCGAAGCCGATTTCTCCGCCTTCATGATGGAAACGCAACTGTTTTTTCATCCCGTCCCAATCTCCCATCCTGGCATTTTACACTGA
- a CDS encoding M23 family metallopeptidase, giving the protein MGGVVAGLLGGLWFGATGSNRQTSNGEQAARTANEQTRVIAQKTVKGVIQPGDTITSLLADIFTPQQIHILNQATKPVFPLSRLTAGQSYALRLADGKFISFTYDIDREDQLVVCREGGSFVARKIPIEYEVITDLVTGVIDSSLFGSIVQSGENEVLAISLADIFAWDIDFIRDIQPGDAFEALVEKRFREGTPAGYGRILAARFTNQGQPYSAYLFKDGNQPAAYYDENGRSLRKAFLKAPLSFSRISSGFNMRRRHPITKKVRPHPAIDYAAPTGTPIKTVGDGTVTFAAFKRYNGNCVKVRHPGGWETMYNHMSRFGRGIKRGVKVRQGQVIGYVGTTGLSTGPHLDFRMYKNGVALNPLKIKTPPSAPVSAQHLPDFKRTVAQLTARLEGSQPVQTAALVGNHHSGLEADLLRTN; this is encoded by the coding sequence GTGGGGGGGGTCGTTGCCGGCCTTCTCGGCGGCCTCTGGTTCGGCGCAACCGGTTCTAACCGGCAGACCAGCAACGGGGAGCAGGCTGCCAGGACCGCGAACGAGCAGACTCGGGTCATTGCGCAAAAAACCGTCAAGGGCGTCATCCAGCCCGGGGACACCATCACGTCGCTGCTTGCCGACATCTTCACTCCGCAGCAGATTCACATACTCAACCAGGCAACCAAGCCGGTTTTTCCCTTGTCCCGACTGACCGCCGGACAATCCTACGCGCTGCGCCTTGCCGACGGCAAATTCATAAGTTTCACTTACGATATCGACCGCGAGGATCAGCTTGTGGTTTGCCGGGAGGGCGGCAGTTTCGTAGCCCGGAAGATACCCATCGAATACGAGGTTATCACCGACCTGGTCACCGGCGTCATCGACTCGAGCCTTTTCGGATCGATCGTTCAAAGCGGCGAGAATGAGGTTCTCGCCATATCCCTGGCCGACATCTTTGCCTGGGACATCGACTTCATCCGCGACATCCAGCCAGGCGACGCGTTTGAGGCTCTGGTGGAAAAACGCTTCCGCGAAGGCACTCCGGCCGGCTACGGCCGCATTCTCGCGGCCCGGTTCACCAATCAGGGGCAACCCTACAGCGCCTACCTTTTCAAGGACGGAAATCAACCGGCGGCCTATTACGACGAAAACGGGCGCAGCCTGCGCAAAGCCTTTTTGAAGGCACCGCTGTCGTTCTCCCGCATCTCCTCAGGATTCAACATGCGTCGGCGGCACCCGATCACCAAAAAAGTACGCCCCCACCCGGCCATCGACTATGCGGCGCCGACCGGCACCCCCATAAAAACCGTGGGAGACGGCACGGTAACCTTTGCCGCCTTCAAACGCTACAACGGCAATTGTGTCAAGGTTCGCCACCCTGGCGGATGGGAGACCATGTACAACCATATGAGCCGCTTCGGCCGCGGCATCAAAAGAGGGGTAAAAGTCAGGCAGGGACAAGTGATCGGCTATGTCGGCACGACCGGCCTTTCCACCGGTCCGCACCTTGACTTCCGCATGTATAAAAACGGCGTGGCGCTGAATCCGCTCAAGATCAAAACACCGCCATCGGCACCGGTATCGGCTCAGCACCTGCCGGACTTCAAACGGACCGTCGCACAGTTGACCGCCCGCCTGGAAGGCAGTCAGCCGGTACAAACCGCTGCGCTGGTCGGTAATCACCACTCCGGCCTCGAAGCAGATTTGCTGCGTACCAATTAA